In one window of Erinaceus europaeus chromosome 17, mEriEur2.1, whole genome shotgun sequence DNA:
- the CBLIF gene encoding cobalamin binding intrinsic factor: protein MAYLASLYLVSLLWAMAGTSTHTERSPCLVPLEQQSVVNGIQLLMESSVTSSAFPNPSILIAMNLAGAYNTKAQELLTVKLMASDAADLSIGQLALTIMALTSSCRDTENQVSILRKQMENWAPSSLNGPASSFYGPSLAILALCQKNPEPTLPIAARFAKALLANTSPFNVDTGAVAALALTCMYSKIPVGSEEGYRGLFGQVLKDIVENLSLRIADDGIIGDVYSTGLAMQALSVTPEQPSKEWNCQKTLDALLKAVKQGKFRNPMSIAQVLPSLKGKTYLDVPLVSCIPDNGVPTTLPSHASPVPTSASNITVTYTINNQLRGVELLFNVTLDVSVKGGSVLLVVLQEAQRKNSMFRFETTMTSWGLVVSSINDIAENANHKTYWQFLSGKTPLSEGVADYVPFNHEHITANFTQY, encoded by the exons ATGGCCTACCTTGCCTCCCTCTACCTGGTGAGCCTTCTCTGGGCCATGGCAGGGACCAGCacccacactgaaagaagcccATGCT TGGTTCCCTTGGAGCAGCAGTCTGTGGTTAACGGCATCCAGCTGCTCATGGAGAGCTCAGTGACCAGCTCGGCCTTCCCAAACCCCAGCATCCTCATCGCAATGAACCTGGCTGGAGCCTACAACACCAAGGCCCAGGAGCTCCTGACTGTCAAACTCATGGCAAGTGACGCAGCAG ACCTGTCCATTGGCCAGCTTGCCCTCACCATCATGGCCCTCACCTCCTCCTGTCGAGACACTGAGAATCAAGTATCAATTCTGCGGAAACAAATGGAGAACTGGGCACCTTCCA GTCTCAACGGCCCAGCGTCATCCTTCTACGGGCCCAGTCTGGCCATCTTGGCACTGTGTCAGAAGAACCCTGAGCCCACCTTACCCATTGCTGCCCGATTTGCCAAAGCCCTATTGGCCAACACCTCCCCCTTCAATGTGG ACACTGGAGCAGTGGCAGCCTTGGCGCTGACCTGCATGTACAGCAAGATCCCTGTGGGCTCAGAGGAAGGTTACAGAGGCCTGTTTGGCCAAGTATTGAAGGATATTGTGGAGAATCTCAGCCTGAGGATCGCAGACGATGGCATCATCGGAGACGTCTATAGCACCGGCCTTGCCATGCAG GCTCTCTCTGTGACACCTGAGCAACCTAGTAAGGAGTGGAACTGCCAGAAGACCCTGGATGCACTACTCAAGGCGGTTAAGCAAGGGAAATTTCGCAACCCCATGTCCATTGCCCAAGTCCTCCCCTCCCTGAAAGGCAAGACATACCTAGACGTGCCACTCGTGTCTTGCATCCCTG ATAACGGGGTGCCAACAACTCTCCCCAGCCATGCCAGCCCTGTTCCCACCTCGGCATCCAACATCACTGTCACTTACACCATCAACAACCAGCTGAGGGGGGTGGAGCTCCTCTTCAATGTGACCCTGGATGTGAGTGTGAAAGGCGGGTCGGTGCTGCTCGTTGTCTTACAGGAAGCACAGCGCAAGAACTCCATGTTCAG GTTTGAGACCACAATGACATCCTGGGGCCTTGTTGTCTCCTCCATCAACGACATCGCTGAAAATGCTAATCATAAGACATACTGGCAATTTCTTAGTGGCAAGACACCTTTAAGTGAAg